One window of Rhinoraja longicauda isolate Sanriku21f chromosome 9, sRhiLon1.1, whole genome shotgun sequence genomic DNA carries:
- the LOC144596971 gene encoding transcription factor Ovo-like 2 translates to MPRAFLVKRKEPYLEIRDWNELPDEERADTYIPVILNSFPSYQEGKGEDKAAAGTVGWDQASEQHRLPYKTEPRQENAGEQVVKSDFSKRNVLRTKIKITTGECSQSTFSCQVCSKGFRLQRMLTRHLKCHSQVKRHLCTYCGKGFNDTFDLKRHVRTHTGIRPYKCSLCHKAFTQRCSLESHLKKIHGVAQKYNYKERRAKLYVCEECGFTAINQEELYLHMKQNHPDNPMLKKTSKKIVASLQRKLLHNSDDNKESE, encoded by the exons ATGCCCAGGGCTTTCTTGGTGAAGAGAAAAGAACCGTACTTGGAGATCCGagactggaatgagctgccggacgaAGAGCGAGCTGACACCTACATACCAG TCATTCTGAACAGTTTCCCGAGTTACCAAGAAGGGAAGGGCGAGGACAAGGCAGCAGCCGGCACGGTCGGCTGGGACCAGGCGTCAGAGCAGCACCGCCTCCCTTACAAGACTGAACCGCGCCAGGAGAATGCGGGCGAGCAGGTTGTGAAGTCGGACTTCAGCAAACGCAACGTCTTGCGAACGAAAATCAAG ATCACCACAGGCGAGTGCAGCCAGAGCACCTTCAGCTGCCAGGTGTGCAGCAAGGGCTTCCGCCTACAGCGCATGCTCACCCGCCACCTGAAGTGCCACAGCCAGGTGAAACGCCACCTGTGCACgtactgcggcaagggcttcaacgACACGTTCGACCTCAAGCGCCACGTCAGGACGCACACAG GTATCCGGCCCTACAAGTGCAGCctgtgccacaaagccttcacgcAGAGATGCTCCCTGGAGTCGCACCTGAAGAAAATCCATGGGGTGGCACAGAAGTACAACTATAAGGAGAGGAGGGCAAAGCTCTACGTCTGTGAAGAGTGTGGTTTCACCGCCATTAACCAGGAGGAACTCTACCTTCATATGAAGCAGAACCACCCGGACAACCCCATGCTAAAAAAGACCTCCAAGAAGATCGTTGCCTCTTTACAGAGGAAACTGCTGCACAACAGCGACGATAACAAGGAATCGGAGTAG